One genomic region from Terasakiella sp. SH-1 encodes:
- the obgE gene encoding GTPase ObgE: MKFLDQAKIFLKSGDGGNGCVSFRREKYIEFGGPDGGDGGRGGDVIIECVDNLNTLIDYRYQQHFKAKRGDGGMGRNMSGKKGADVVLKVPVGTQILDEDKETVLADFLEPGVSRVLMRGGDGGRGNAQFKTSTNQAPRKNEPGWPGVERWVWLRLKLIADAGLVGLPNAGKSTFLSAVSRAKPKIADYPFTTLHPNLGVVLSGDKKDGREFVIADIPGLIEGAHEGQGLGDRFLGHVERCAVLLHLIDVTQDDVDVAYKTIRHELEAYSPDLAAKPEVVALNKCDSLLDEQVEEQKELLAKVYDGKIHTISGVARTGVPELLLEMQKIISGEVGGIKEFTAGPWNQGPIEDQPEEEGPEEEWEDEPKPFDPLA; this comes from the coding sequence ATGAAATTTTTAGATCAGGCAAAAATCTTTCTCAAAAGTGGTGATGGTGGTAACGGCTGTGTGTCTTTCCGTCGCGAGAAATATATCGAATTTGGTGGACCGGATGGTGGTGATGGTGGTCGCGGTGGCGATGTCATCATCGAATGTGTCGATAACCTGAACACCCTGATTGATTACCGCTATCAGCAACATTTTAAAGCCAAGCGTGGTGATGGCGGTATGGGACGCAATATGTCCGGTAAAAAGGGTGCTGACGTGGTGCTGAAAGTGCCTGTGGGGACACAAATTCTGGATGAAGATAAAGAAACCGTTCTGGCAGATTTTCTTGAACCCGGTGTCAGCCGTGTGTTGATGCGCGGTGGCGATGGCGGGCGGGGCAATGCCCAGTTCAAAACCTCAACCAACCAGGCACCGCGAAAAAATGAACCCGGTTGGCCCGGTGTGGAACGCTGGGTCTGGCTGCGTTTGAAACTGATTGCAGATGCTGGACTTGTTGGCTTGCCCAATGCAGGGAAATCCACATTCCTGTCTGCGGTTTCTCGGGCCAAGCCGAAGATTGCCGATTATCCCTTTACCACCTTGCATCCAAACTTGGGGGTGGTTCTGTCTGGCGATAAGAAAGATGGTCGCGAATTTGTAATTGCCGATATCCCCGGTTTGATCGAAGGCGCACACGAAGGTCAGGGGCTGGGAGATCGCTTCTTGGGCCATGTGGAACGCTGTGCGGTGTTGTTACATCTGATTGATGTCACACAGGATGATGTGGATGTGGCTTATAAAACCATTCGCCATGAGCTGGAAGCCTATAGCCCGGATTTGGCCGCCAAGCCGGAAGTGGTTGCATTGAACAAATGTGATTCCTTGCTTGATGAGCAGGTGGAAGAACAAAAAGAGCTGCTGGCAAAAGTTTACGATGGCAAAATCCATACGATCTCGGGTGTCGCACGTACAGGCGTGCCGGAGCTTTTGCTGGAAATGCAAAAAATTATCAGTGGTGAAGTTGGCGGAATAAAGGAATTTACCGCAGGCCCGTGGAATCAGGGACCGATTGAAGATCAGCCGGAAGAAGAAGGGCCCGAAGAAGAATGGGAAGACGAGCCCAAGCCGTTTGATCCGCTGGCTTAA
- the rpmA gene encoding 50S ribosomal protein L27, translating into MAHKKAGGSSRNGRDSESKRLGVKKYGGEVVLAGNILVRQRGTKFYPGENVGIGKDHTLFAKAEGKVNFRTKAKGRTYVNVEAAE; encoded by the coding sequence ATGGCTCATAAGAAAGCTGGTGGCTCGTCCCGTAACGGTCGCGATTCAGAAAGCAAACGCCTTGGCGTTAAAAAATACGGTGGCGAAGTCGTTCTCGCTGGTAACATTCTGGTTCGCCAACGTGGCACCAAATTCTACCCGGGCGAAAACGTAGGTATCGGTAAAGATCACACTCTGTTTGCAAAAGCAGAAGGTAAAGTGAACTTCCGCACCAAAGCCAAAGGCCGCACCTACGTGAACGTAGAAGCTGCTGAATAA
- the rplU gene encoding 50S ribosomal protein L21, producing MFAIVKTGGKQYTVAENDVIVVEKLAGEAGSEIKLEDVLLVGAEGKTTVGTPLVKGASVTAEVLEQGKGDKVVIFKKKRRQNYRRTKGHRQEQTVLRIKSIKG from the coding sequence ATGTTCGCAATCGTGAAAACTGGCGGCAAGCAATATACTGTCGCTGAAAACGATGTAATCGTTGTTGAAAAGCTGGCTGGCGAAGCCGGTTCTGAGATTAAACTGGAAGACGTTCTTCTGGTTGGCGCTGAAGGCAAAACCACAGTTGGTACGCCGCTTGTTAAAGGTGCTTCTGTCACAGCAGAAGTTCTGGAACAAGGCAAAGGTGACAAAGTGGTTATCTTTAAGAAAAAGCGTCGTCAAAACTATCGCCGCACAAAAGGTCATCGCCAAGAGCAGACTGTTTTGCGCATCAAGTCTATCAAAGGCTAA
- a CDS encoding PAS domain-containing protein: MANSNIILTGEERTFGENEIIVSKTDLKGKITYANKVFLEVAGYTLPEVMGKPHNMIRHPDMPRCVFKLLWDTMTQKKELFAYVMNRCKNGDHYWVLAHVTPSFDADGNVIGYHSNRRVPKRATLDNIIIPLYAQLLQIEQSHPSKKEGMEASTQYLLNVLNEKGVAYDEFILSI; the protein is encoded by the coding sequence ATGGCGAACTCGAATATTATCTTAACAGGGGAAGAACGAACGTTCGGTGAAAACGAAATCATCGTAAGTAAAACCGACCTGAAAGGCAAAATCACCTATGCCAACAAGGTTTTTCTGGAAGTTGCCGGCTACACTTTGCCCGAAGTAATGGGCAAACCCCACAATATGATCCGTCACCCAGATATGCCACGCTGCGTTTTCAAGCTCTTATGGGACACCATGACCCAGAAAAAAGAGCTTTTTGCGTATGTTATGAATCGGTGCAAAAACGGTGATCATTACTGGGTTTTGGCCCATGTGACCCCCAGCTTCGATGCAGATGGCAATGTAATTGGGTATCATTCCAACCGTCGCGTCCCTAAACGTGCAACCTTGGATAACATCATCATCCCCCTTTATGCCCAGCTCTTGCAAATTGAGCAATCTCACCCAAGCAAAAAGGAAGGGATGGAAGCTTCCACCCAATACCTCCTGAACGTTCTTAATGAAAAAGGTGTCGCCTACGATGAGTTCATTCTCTCAATATAG
- a CDS encoding methyl-accepting chemotaxis protein, whose translation MSSFSQYRTTFLLIIAFGALIGLFIQTVVTSGFSFLPILLISLSALCLFLLQGHTAGAPNCGGMEEVTRVCREIENGNFEARITAVSEGKMQNLFDAVNAAIDRTDAFVRESAAAMEYVAEKKYFRPILEAGMTGAFLKASRDINGSIENLSNMQHSSIELQQTVNNVVAEVVTNSGAIVKEAQEMGGKIDKSSSGTIEVADSAIQTSESITLVAAATEELTSSVSEISRQVTYANETSQTAMSNVGRIQEDITTLSDEAQNIGEVIQLISDIAAQTNLLALNATIEASRAGEAGKGFAVVAAEVKSLADQTSKATEKISEQIGNIQNATHGVVSKSREIETTITEINEVSAIIAAAVEEQGAATSDIAAKVSTVADQSNMVSDRIGDIAQASASSYAGAINVIWAASDQIKPVEELDEDLKTFFKML comes from the coding sequence ATGAGTTCATTCTCTCAATATAGAACTACATTTCTTTTAATCATCGCATTTGGCGCTCTTATCGGGCTTTTTATTCAAACAGTTGTCACCAGTGGGTTTAGTTTTCTTCCGATCTTGTTGATTTCGCTAAGTGCTCTTTGCCTGTTTCTCCTGCAAGGACATACAGCGGGTGCCCCCAATTGTGGGGGAATGGAAGAAGTCACCCGTGTCTGTCGCGAAATTGAAAATGGCAATTTTGAAGCACGTATTACCGCTGTGAGCGAAGGAAAAATGCAAAACCTGTTTGATGCCGTCAATGCCGCGATTGACCGCACTGATGCCTTTGTTCGCGAATCCGCCGCTGCCATGGAATATGTCGCTGAAAAGAAATATTTCCGCCCCATTCTAGAAGCAGGCATGACCGGTGCCTTTTTGAAAGCATCTCGCGATATCAACGGGTCTATCGAGAACCTGTCCAACATGCAACATTCATCCATTGAGCTGCAACAGACTGTGAATAATGTGGTGGCAGAAGTTGTGACAAACTCTGGGGCGATCGTAAAAGAAGCCCAAGAAATGGGAGGCAAGATCGACAAAAGCTCTTCTGGCACAATTGAAGTGGCCGATTCTGCGATTCAGACATCTGAAAGCATCACACTTGTTGCCGCGGCGACCGAAGAATTGACCTCCTCTGTTTCTGAAATCTCACGACAGGTCACATACGCCAATGAAACCTCCCAAACAGCGATGAGTAATGTGGGAAGAATTCAAGAAGACATCACAACCCTTTCAGATGAAGCGCAGAATATTGGCGAAGTTATCCAGTTAATCTCAGACATTGCCGCCCAAACCAACCTGCTGGCACTTAACGCAACAATTGAGGCATCACGCGCAGGCGAAGCTGGCAAAGGTTTTGCTGTGGTGGCGGCTGAAGTTAAAAGTCTCGCTGACCAAACCAGCAAAGCTACGGAAAAGATTTCTGAGCAAATCGGCAATATTCAAAATGCTACTCACGGGGTTGTTTCCAAATCTCGTGAAATTGAAACAACCATCACAGAAATCAATGAGGTTTCTGCAATTATTGCAGCCGCTGTTGAAGAACAGGGGGCAGCAACAAGTGATATTGCGGCCAAAGTCAGCACGGTTGCAGATCAGTCCAACATGGTCTCTGATCGTATTGGCGATATTGCACAGGCATCGGCCAGTTCTTATGCCGGGGCCATCAATGTGATCTGGGCTGCGTCAGATCAGATTAAGCCTGTGGAAGAACTTGATGAAGATTTAAAAACGTTCTTCAAGATGCTTTAA